From the Oleiphilus messinensis genome, one window contains:
- a CDS encoding ExeM/NucH family extracellular endonuclease — translation MRGLTPFRKLALSTAISSCLVSGIVSAQIIAEQNFNNLDSTQTQTTDSLTDGNALTNLSAMNLGGPGIGFNTFWYDSRSIGTGPVTVSSDSSDFIGVSSFAGSNSPDVSPSGVAVSTGTEHNFEFNDTDGRIELVFDPVDTAFATGERTLSLDYWINDTGYEADDSLVVSLTDGVNEEVILSLVDTELEASSSADDGTPNWQTLTVNLDQVLAQAELLDLVTLKVSVDTNSSSENIFIDNIKFESTDGPVNAAGTLVINEIDYDQPGTDNAEFIEIKNISNEAIALGAYSLELYNGSNGGLYNTIVLDDAILSAGDYYVVCADASTVDHCDQDVTPDTNLIQNGAPDAIRLVNTTLAETVDQVSYEGSVVDVVEGTGTESFDSNSIPDVGLSRTPDGTDSNDNNADFAFRCSTPGALNSDQSSNCVAPSEVLISAIQGSGIESPLVGETVTVEAIVVGDFQSGGLGSQGDLRGFYLQEESSDWDTDAKTSEGIYVFDGTSPGVDVAVGDKVVVTGTVAEYFGETQINVTSGSVVKQSSGNTVTPTSLLLPATETITNSDGDLIANLEAYEGMLISFPQSLSVTELYQLDRFGELRLAQGGRFFQFTQNSLPSVSGFQTHLEDIARRNVILDDGLSNQNPDPIRYPAPGLTTDNALRMGDTVTGLTGVVRYSRGSGGSGDEGYRIMPTAEPVFVAENARSEAPEVGGTLKVASFNVLNFFNTLDTSAGACYPSFSRGDCRGADNQAEFDRQLEKTVTALSTIGADVYGLLEIENDYTDGPSSAIATLTSALNATETNCSEFGYVDPGARIGSDAIAVGMIYCKDTVELASGSTPSILDDSDLEALGMESRAPLFNGYATNRATLATTFTEKASGESLTIAINHFKSKGDSGLADSETCQNAPGSDLNCDQNDGQGFWNQRRTYAAEALSAWLQTFPTGHSDPDFLVMGDLNGYAMEGPVTALIDRGYTNLVTEFHSAGNAYSYVFDGQAGNLDHGLANASLLTQVNDAQDWHINSDEADGLDYNTDFGRNTSLFDGTVPFRSSDHDPLIIGLNLQSIARGDYDQDGDIDRNDMLLLRQHLNANVEPGHPMDWNDDGRITGLDIRLLILQCSNQHCASSN, via the coding sequence ATGAGGGGTTTAACACCGTTCAGAAAACTGGCACTAAGTACGGCAATTAGCAGCTGCTTGGTCTCGGGAATCGTATCCGCACAAATTATAGCTGAGCAGAATTTTAACAACCTGGACAGCACTCAAACGCAAACCACAGACAGCCTAACCGATGGCAATGCGCTGACTAACCTGTCTGCAATGAACCTCGGTGGCCCAGGAATCGGCTTCAATACGTTCTGGTATGATAGCCGCAGTATTGGCACAGGTCCGGTAACCGTATCCAGTGACAGTAGCGACTTTATCGGTGTTAGCAGCTTTGCGGGTTCAAACTCACCCGATGTCAGTCCTTCAGGCGTTGCAGTGAGTACGGGCACAGAGCACAACTTTGAATTCAACGATACCGATGGCCGCATCGAGCTGGTTTTCGACCCGGTTGACACAGCATTCGCAACCGGTGAACGAACACTCTCCCTTGACTACTGGATAAACGACACCGGATACGAAGCCGATGACAGCCTGGTTGTGTCACTCACTGACGGTGTTAATGAAGAGGTTATTCTCAGCCTGGTAGATACGGAGCTCGAAGCGAGCAGCTCAGCAGACGACGGCACCCCGAACTGGCAAACGCTTACAGTGAACCTGGATCAGGTATTAGCCCAAGCCGAATTACTCGATTTAGTAACCCTCAAAGTGAGCGTAGATACAAACTCCAGCAGTGAAAACATCTTCATCGACAATATAAAATTTGAATCAACAGACGGGCCCGTAAACGCGGCGGGGACTCTGGTTATCAATGAAATCGATTATGACCAACCGGGTACTGACAACGCAGAATTTATCGAGATCAAGAATATTTCGAACGAAGCCATTGCACTTGGGGCATATAGCCTCGAACTTTACAATGGCAGCAACGGTGGCTTGTACAACACTATCGTGCTCGACGATGCTATTCTGAGCGCCGGTGATTACTATGTCGTGTGTGCAGATGCATCGACCGTTGACCACTGTGATCAGGACGTAACGCCAGATACCAATCTGATTCAGAACGGCGCGCCCGATGCAATCCGGTTGGTGAATACCACGCTTGCAGAAACCGTAGATCAGGTTTCATACGAGGGTTCGGTTGTTGATGTTGTTGAAGGCACAGGCACTGAGAGCTTTGACAGCAACAGCATTCCCGACGTTGGATTATCACGAACACCAGATGGCACAGACAGCAACGATAACAATGCTGACTTCGCGTTCCGATGCAGCACACCCGGGGCACTCAACAGCGATCAATCAAGCAACTGTGTTGCCCCATCCGAGGTGTTGATCAGCGCCATTCAAGGTTCGGGGATCGAGAGTCCTCTGGTGGGCGAAACCGTTACCGTTGAAGCCATTGTTGTGGGTGATTTCCAGTCCGGCGGCCTTGGCAGTCAGGGCGACCTGCGCGGTTTCTATCTTCAGGAGGAGTCTTCAGATTGGGATACAGATGCCAAGACCTCCGAAGGTATTTATGTATTCGATGGAACTTCACCCGGTGTCGATGTCGCAGTGGGAGACAAGGTGGTTGTAACCGGTACTGTTGCAGAATACTTTGGTGAAACGCAAATCAATGTTACGTCCGGCTCAGTCGTGAAACAATCAAGCGGAAACACCGTAACTCCGACCTCACTGTTGTTACCTGCGACCGAAACGATAACCAACTCTGACGGCGATTTGATTGCCAATCTTGAAGCTTATGAAGGTATGCTTATCAGCTTCCCGCAATCGCTGAGCGTGACCGAACTTTACCAGTTGGATCGCTTTGGTGAATTACGCCTGGCTCAGGGCGGTCGTTTCTTCCAATTCACTCAGAATAGCTTGCCAAGTGTGAGTGGCTTCCAGACACATCTGGAAGACATTGCAAGACGTAATGTGATCCTTGATGACGGCTTGAGCAACCAGAATCCAGACCCGATTCGCTACCCTGCCCCGGGCCTCACCACCGACAATGCGCTTCGCATGGGTGACACCGTGACCGGTCTTACGGGTGTTGTTCGTTACAGTCGGGGCTCTGGCGGGTCAGGAGACGAAGGCTATCGCATCATGCCAACTGCAGAACCGGTTTTTGTTGCCGAAAATGCACGATCTGAAGCACCGGAAGTAGGCGGCACACTGAAAGTTGCCAGCTTCAACGTGCTCAATTTTTTCAACACGCTGGATACCAGTGCAGGCGCATGCTACCCATCCTTCAGCCGCGGCGACTGTCGCGGGGCGGACAACCAGGCAGAGTTTGACCGGCAACTGGAAAAAACCGTGACTGCACTGAGCACGATTGGCGCAGATGTCTACGGCCTGCTGGAAATCGAGAATGATTACACGGATGGTCCCAGCAGCGCGATCGCGACACTGACCTCAGCGTTGAACGCGACAGAAACCAATTGCTCAGAGTTCGGCTATGTTGATCCCGGTGCTCGCATTGGTAGCGATGCGATCGCTGTCGGTATGATCTACTGTAAGGACACGGTAGAGCTGGCATCAGGTTCAACGCCAAGCATTCTCGATGATTCCGATCTGGAAGCCTTGGGGATGGAAAGCCGCGCACCGCTGTTCAATGGCTATGCCACCAACCGTGCGACTCTGGCGACAACCTTCACCGAGAAAGCAAGCGGCGAATCTCTTACGATTGCAATCAATCATTTCAAATCCAAGGGTGACTCCGGACTGGCCGACTCAGAGACCTGTCAGAATGCCCCTGGGTCTGATTTGAACTGTGACCAGAATGACGGACAAGGGTTCTGGAACCAGCGTCGGACCTATGCTGCAGAAGCCCTCTCTGCATGGCTGCAAACCTTCCCGACCGGGCACAGTGATCCTGACTTTCTGGTCATGGGTGACTTGAATGGCTATGCAATGGAGGGTCCGGTTACCGCACTGATCGACCGCGGCTACACCAATCTGGTCACTGAATTCCACTCTGCGGGCAATGCCTACTCCTATGTCTTTGATGGCCAGGCGGGGAATCTGGATCATGGCCTCGCAAATGCCTCACTGCTGACTCAGGTTAACGATGCCCAAGACTGGCATATCAACTCCGACGAAGCCGATGGTCTGGATTACAATACCGATTTCGGTCGAAATACCAGTCTGTTCGATGGCACCGTTCCTTTCCGCTCTTCTGACCACGATCCTTTGATCATCGGCCTGAACCTGCAATCCATTGCACGGGGTGACTACGATCAGGACGGCGACATTGACCGCAACGATATGCTTTTGCTGCGTCAACATCTGAATGCGAACGTTGAACCGGGCCACCCGATGGACTGGAACGATGATGGCAGAATCACCGGTCTCGATATCCGTTTGCTGATATTACAGTGCAGCAACCAGCATTGCGCCTCGTCGAATTAA
- a CDS encoding general secretion pathway protein GspF translates to MRLRRAKQSSIPADQPLFHTDHPRPRTRREFIAQSMTAGLATVLGPSIFGLFAQPEIARAALSPDLQALKNGCGLSVQGAGKIPFICFDLAGGANIAGSNVLVGGPGGQLDFLSPNGYSKLGVPGNMLPSTANPNNTNPSQFGSDFINAELGLAFHSDSAFLRGILERTALMTRAGINGAVIPARSENDTGNNPHNPMYGIQRTGAEGSLLGLIGSRNSDSGGNSMSPAMLLDPSLRPTKVDRPSDVTGLVDVGDLVGLLDQSDAVAVMESIQRISDMKLNRVDTGISTDEVIKDLVRCGYVKSADLADRFGNPATLNPALDPQIVGANGIFTQDEFDRDGEFRKTASVMKLVINGFAGAGTITMGGFDYHTGDRSTGEVRDLRAGRCMGACLEYAARVGVPLMLYVFSDGSVASNGRIDDSENGRGKGEWTGDNSSTAASFFLVYNPAGRPVPLGGSPDMQLRRQQIGYMRPDASVETASSPTANNVNLLVDTILLNYMALHGEQSQFSNLFSLNSLGGSSIVDQLTVFEPIVNGTIS, encoded by the coding sequence ATGCGTTTACGTCGAGCCAAACAGTCCAGTATTCCAGCTGATCAACCGTTGTTCCATACGGATCACCCCCGCCCCAGAACGCGCCGGGAGTTTATTGCGCAAAGCATGACGGCAGGGCTGGCAACCGTATTAGGCCCATCCATATTTGGCCTGTTCGCACAGCCTGAAATAGCCAGAGCCGCACTTTCACCCGACCTTCAAGCATTAAAAAATGGTTGCGGACTGAGTGTTCAAGGGGCTGGAAAGATTCCATTCATCTGTTTCGATCTGGCCGGCGGCGCAAACATCGCCGGATCAAATGTACTTGTCGGTGGACCCGGTGGGCAACTCGATTTCCTGTCGCCCAATGGCTACAGCAAACTCGGGGTGCCCGGGAATATGCTTCCCAGCACCGCAAATCCCAATAATACCAATCCAAGTCAGTTCGGTAGCGATTTCATTAACGCCGAACTCGGGCTCGCCTTCCATTCTGACAGTGCTTTCTTGCGGGGAATACTTGAACGTACAGCGTTAATGACCCGAGCGGGCATCAATGGCGCGGTCATTCCAGCCCGGTCAGAAAATGATACGGGAAATAACCCACACAACCCAATGTACGGTATTCAGCGTACGGGTGCCGAAGGTTCGCTGCTTGGCCTGATCGGATCGCGAAACTCCGATTCCGGCGGCAACTCAATGAGCCCGGCGATGTTGCTTGATCCGTCACTACGTCCCACAAAAGTGGATCGCCCCAGCGACGTAACCGGCCTGGTTGATGTCGGTGACCTTGTCGGTTTACTGGATCAATCCGATGCAGTAGCAGTCATGGAATCCATCCAGCGTATCAGCGATATGAAACTCAACCGTGTTGATACCGGCATCAGCACAGATGAAGTTATCAAGGATCTGGTTCGTTGTGGTTATGTGAAAAGCGCGGACCTCGCAGATCGCTTTGGTAACCCCGCAACCCTCAACCCTGCACTGGACCCACAGATTGTTGGCGCAAACGGTATTTTTACCCAGGACGAGTTTGATCGTGATGGCGAATTTCGTAAAACCGCCTCGGTAATGAAGCTGGTAATCAATGGCTTCGCAGGTGCAGGTACCATTACCATGGGCGGTTTCGACTATCATACCGGAGACCGCTCCACCGGCGAAGTACGGGACTTGCGCGCCGGACGCTGCATGGGCGCATGTCTGGAATATGCCGCAAGGGTCGGTGTGCCACTCATGCTCTACGTATTCAGTGACGGCTCCGTTGCCAGCAACGGACGCATTGACGACTCAGAGAACGGCCGGGGCAAAGGTGAATGGACCGGCGACAATTCCTCAACGGCGGCATCCTTCTTTCTGGTATACAACCCTGCCGGTCGCCCCGTGCCTCTGGGCGGATCCCCAGACATGCAACTGCGCCGACAACAAATTGGCTATATGCGCCCTGATGCTTCAGTCGAGACCGCATCAAGCCCCACGGCAAACAATGTGAATTTACTCGTCGACACGATTTTACTGAACTATATGGCACTCCACGGTGAACAAAGTCAGTTTTCCAACCTGTTTTCCCTCAACAGCCTGGGTGGTTCATCAATCGTTGACCAGCTTACCGTATTTGAGCCGATTGTTAATGGCACAATCAGTTGA
- a CDS encoding LamG domain-containing protein, which yields MLRSLSIDALSGIGCCVGLAILLSLGGCGGNSGADTQTRPDTTVPQNNQYTGPAPATDDVQRFKLFVWDNLAPSNRCGQCHSETQAPLFVARADINQAYSEANAVTNLDNPSDSILVRKVAGGHNCWLDSDAACADTLSRYLEAWASESVGKEAVIELTPPPVLEIGSAKQFSDSNQGFAETVYPILQNFCAQCHSRSAAIPQAPFFADPDIDIAYSEAQAKIDLTTPDNSRVVIRLRDEFHNCWSECEQNAAQLTAAISDLSETLPEITFDQTLLTSKALTLEHGILASSGGRYQENAVALYEFKTGEGTTVFDTSGVEPALNLTLSGDTEWVAGWGITLNGGKAQGSTLSSRKLQNSITATGEYSIETWLASATTTQEGPARIVSYSAGLNARNFTLGQLQQNYTFSLRHANTDANGAPALTTPDASTALQATLQHVVATYSPAYGRRIYVNGELVSDPDAAIPGNLNDWDNTYAFVLGNEVSGNRPWQGTIRMLAIHNRALTPEQINTNFDAGVGQQFYLLFNSSHLHQESTQPSESYIVFKVSQFDNFSYLFSSPFFISLDPDFIPENIQLSGLRIGINGREQTVGQAFANLNVTLSPGEYSTERGQTLSSLGTIIPVDRGAEVDEFFITFDRYGDQQYVRLEPPAPPSDAPQTPTPKATIGIRTSNDINHSLATITGVPTTHPAVAATFSTVQEQLPAQENIDGFLSSQQMAITQLAIAYCDALVEDSDLRTRFFPGFDFNQAVDVALDERGRTTVVNSLLEKVMPGELQSQPSTVDVQNELHDLLDRLIKCPGNCSTERTRTVVKSTCAAMLGSAVMLIQ from the coding sequence ATGCTTCGTAGCCTGTCAATTGATGCCCTGTCAGGAATTGGGTGCTGTGTGGGACTGGCAATACTGCTTTCGCTCGGTGGCTGTGGCGGGAACAGTGGTGCTGATACCCAAACACGCCCGGACACCACGGTACCGCAGAATAACCAATACACCGGGCCAGCACCGGCGACGGATGATGTACAACGCTTTAAATTATTCGTCTGGGACAATCTAGCGCCCAGTAACCGTTGCGGCCAATGCCACAGCGAAACCCAAGCGCCTCTTTTTGTTGCTCGCGCGGATATCAATCAGGCTTATTCAGAAGCCAATGCCGTAACAAATCTGGACAACCCCTCTGATTCGATACTGGTTCGCAAGGTTGCCGGTGGTCACAACTGCTGGCTGGACAGCGATGCCGCCTGTGCGGATACCTTGTCGCGGTATCTCGAGGCTTGGGCTTCTGAGTCTGTCGGAAAAGAGGCGGTTATTGAATTAACGCCACCCCCTGTACTTGAGATCGGAAGCGCTAAACAGTTTAGCGACTCTAACCAAGGGTTTGCCGAGACGGTTTACCCGATACTGCAAAATTTCTGTGCCCAATGCCACAGCCGCTCGGCTGCCATTCCCCAAGCACCTTTTTTTGCGGACCCGGATATTGATATCGCCTATTCGGAAGCGCAAGCAAAAATAGACCTAACCACTCCAGATAACTCCAGAGTGGTTATCCGGTTACGGGATGAATTCCACAATTGCTGGAGCGAATGTGAACAAAACGCTGCACAGCTTACGGCGGCAATTTCCGACCTGAGTGAGACCCTGCCGGAAATCACTTTTGACCAAACGCTACTAACCAGCAAGGCACTTACGCTGGAGCACGGCATCCTGGCATCGAGCGGTGGCCGTTATCAGGAAAATGCAGTGGCGCTATACGAGTTTAAAACCGGTGAAGGTACAACCGTATTCGATACCAGCGGGGTTGAGCCTGCGCTCAATCTGACACTCAGTGGTGACACCGAGTGGGTAGCGGGCTGGGGTATTACGTTGAATGGTGGCAAGGCACAAGGCTCGACCCTCTCCAGTCGAAAACTACAAAACAGCATCACTGCAACGGGAGAATATTCGATTGAAACCTGGTTGGCATCAGCAACTACAACGCAAGAAGGACCGGCGCGCATTGTCAGTTACTCAGCGGGGTTAAATGCCCGAAACTTCACGCTCGGTCAGCTGCAGCAAAACTACACCTTTTCTCTGCGTCATGCCAACACGGATGCCAATGGCGCGCCGGCACTAACAACACCCGACGCATCAACTGCCCTGCAGGCGACCTTGCAGCATGTTGTCGCCACCTATTCACCCGCTTACGGTCGCCGGATTTATGTTAACGGAGAACTTGTCTCTGACCCCGATGCAGCCATTCCCGGCAACCTGAATGACTGGGATAATACCTATGCCTTCGTGCTTGGTAATGAGGTTTCTGGCAATCGTCCCTGGCAAGGAACTATCAGAATGCTCGCTATCCATAACCGCGCCCTGACACCAGAGCAAATCAACACTAATTTCGACGCCGGCGTTGGTCAACAATTTTACCTGTTATTCAATAGCTCACACCTGCATCAAGAATCCACGCAACCAAGCGAAAGTTATATTGTTTTCAAAGTTAGCCAATTCGACAATTTCAGTTACTTGTTCAGCTCGCCTTTTTTCATCAGTCTGGATCCGGACTTCATTCCGGAAAACATTCAGTTGAGCGGCTTACGCATTGGTATTAACGGGCGGGAACAAACTGTAGGCCAGGCTTTCGCAAACTTGAACGTAACACTCTCCCCCGGCGAATACAGTACCGAACGAGGTCAAACCCTGTCTTCATTGGGAACCATTATTCCAGTAGATCGCGGCGCAGAGGTGGATGAGTTTTTCATTACCTTTGATCGCTATGGTGATCAACAATACGTCCGACTTGAGCCCCCTGCACCACCATCGGACGCCCCCCAAACGCCGACTCCGAAGGCAACAATCGGTATCCGCACATCCAATGATATCAACCATTCACTGGCAACCATTACCGGTGTCCCGACCACACACCCGGCAGTCGCCGCAACGTTTTCCACCGTGCAGGAACAATTACCCGCTCAGGAAAATATCGATGGATTTCTCTCATCCCAGCAAATGGCCATTACCCAGCTCGCCATTGCCTACTGCGATGCACTCGTCGAGGATTCTGATTTGAGAACACGCTTTTTCCCGGGTTTTGATTTCAATCAAGCGGTCGATGTGGCCCTGGATGAACGGGGTAGAACAACAGTGGTAAACAGTCTGCTCGAGAAAGTCATGCCCGGAGAATTGCAGTCACAACCCAGCACAGTAGACGTACAGAATGAATTGCACGATCTGCTCGATCGACTGATTAAATGCCCCGGAAATTGCAGTACCGAACGAACGAGAACGGTGGTTAAATCAACTTGCGCAGCAATGTTAGGCAGTGCTGTGATGCTTATTCAGTGA
- a CDS encoding acyl-homoserine-lactone synthase, which produces MNEKNQIYQSLNHPQFLIAGNRPVSIHRADTRGLKEEAYRLRYQVYCKHLGFEPEDEHPDQLEQDRYDQWSYHLLVRDEISGRYVGTMRLVSPNQGTQQALPLQNFYTEKQLLPAQERPSVWHSGQHIEYSRLAISPETATQYSKTYPIEVARLLYLSASAFFVSQPRLQHAHCFVEGRLARRLNIIGLPLERTAHYVEFKGQRAAYYFSKRNYENWFRGESKELFYALLQLEHWNTNSTRRAA; this is translated from the coding sequence GTGAACGAAAAAAATCAGATCTATCAGTCATTGAATCACCCACAATTTCTCATTGCGGGCAACCGTCCAGTCTCGATACACAGGGCTGATACCAGAGGTCTAAAGGAAGAAGCCTACCGACTACGTTACCAAGTCTACTGTAAGCACCTTGGATTCGAACCCGAAGATGAACACCCCGACCAACTGGAACAAGATCGCTATGATCAGTGGTCTTACCACTTGCTCGTACGCGACGAAATATCAGGTCGATACGTCGGTACCATGCGTCTGGTCAGCCCGAACCAAGGCACTCAGCAAGCTCTGCCATTGCAAAATTTCTATACCGAAAAACAACTGCTTCCGGCTCAGGAACGGCCATCAGTCTGGCACTCTGGTCAACATATCGAGTATTCCAGATTGGCGATTTCACCGGAAACAGCAACTCAATATTCAAAAACCTACCCCATCGAAGTTGCCCGGTTACTCTACCTCAGCGCGTCCGCTTTTTTTGTTTCCCAACCCCGGTTACAACATGCCCACTGTTTTGTGGAAGGTCGACTGGCCCGTCGTCTCAACATAATCGGCTTGCCTCTGGAGCGTACCGCCCACTACGTCGAATTCAAGGGACAGCGCGCAGCTTACTACTTCAGCAAACGCAACTATGAAAACTGGTTCCGTGGCGAATCCAAAGAACTCTTTTACGCCCTCCTGCAATTGGAACACTGGAATACAAATTCAACCAGACGGGCTGCTTAA
- a CDS encoding cohesin domain-containing protein: MKTVLTTTILMLLTSLVSAAPILNVTSSTDSTTVGSTFNVNLSIENATSDDVYGFLLDVNFDDALVDFVGITFGTDIGGVIPSYADHTDNGNAIFVEEFSFGTAGELDGQADSFTLATLTFEAINVGMSLFNLSNVEFSDGNGFEIVFDTIGNDSITINSNEIPVPATGLLMVVGLAAFAVRKRQ, translated from the coding sequence ATGAAAACGGTACTCACAACCACAATACTGATGTTGCTCACCAGCTTGGTATCTGCAGCGCCCATTCTAAATGTCACATCAAGCACAGACTCAACGACCGTTGGTTCAACTTTCAATGTCAACCTGAGTATTGAAAACGCTACATCAGACGACGTTTATGGTTTCCTTCTCGACGTTAATTTTGACGACGCTCTTGTTGACTTTGTCGGAATCACCTTCGGTACAGATATTGGTGGCGTAATCCCTTCTTATGCAGACCATACAGATAACGGAAATGCGATTTTTGTTGAAGAATTCAGCTTTGGAACAGCCGGTGAACTGGATGGTCAGGCCGATTCATTTACCCTGGCAACCCTGACATTCGAAGCGATTAATGTTGGAATGAGTCTGTTCAATTTAAGCAACGTAGAATTCAGTGATGGTAATGGATTTGAAATCGTATTCGATACTATAGGTAATGATTCAATCACGATTAACAGCAATGAAATCCCGGTACCCGCCACCGGTCTGTTGATGGTGGTTGGCCTTGCGGCATTTGCGGTTCGCAAGCGCCAATAA